Proteins encoded by one window of Culicoides brevitarsis isolate CSIRO-B50_1 chromosome 2, AGI_CSIRO_Cbre_v1, whole genome shotgun sequence:
- the LOC134832508 gene encoding elongation factor Tu — translation MSSYMTVRAIFTPVLQKTLKQILYGNSRRGFLTFNGAARATTAISFKFPQQTQCRSFAEKVVFKRDKPHCNVGTIGHVDHGKTTLTAAITTVLADKDLAESKQYNEIDNAPEERARGITINVAHVEYQTENRHYGHTDCPGHADYIKNMITGTNQMDGAILVVAATDGVMPQTREHLLLAKQIGISHIVVFINKVDAADAEMVELVEMEIRELMTEMGYDGDNAPIVKGSALCALEGKNPEIGSEAIIKLLEEVDKHVPTPVRDLDKPFLLPVEHVYSIPGRGTVVTGRLERGIIKKGMECEFVGYNKVIKSTITGIEMFHKILEESQAGDQLGALVRGVKRDDIKRGMVMCKPGTVKAADNLEAQIYMLTKEEGGRSKPVTNYHQLQMFSRTWDCATQVQLDGKEMIMPGEDSKINLKLIRPMVVEQGVRFTLRDGNVTLGTGVVTNILPGLSEKERSLLTEGKKAREKAMKSQQK, via the exons atgtcGTCTTACATGACAGTTCGAGCGATTTTCACTCCAG TGTTGCAAAAGACTCTCAAACAGATTTTATATGGGAATTCTCGTCGTGGTTTCCTGACTTTTAATGGAGCAGCACGTGCCACGACTGCCATTTCCTTCAAATTTCCCCAACAAACGCAGTGTCGCTCGTTCGCCGAAAAAGTTGTCTTCAAACGGGACAAGCCGCATTGTAATGTCGGCACAATTGGACATGTCGATCACGGAAAAACGACTCTAACGGCTGCTATTACGACAGTTTTGGCTGACAAAGACCTCGCTGAGAGTAAGCAATATAACGAAATTGATAATGCACCCGAGGAACGCGCCCGCGGAATCACAATTAATGTCGCCCACGTCGAATATCAGACGGAAAATCGTCATTATGGGCACACAGATTGCCCCGGGCATGCGGattacatcaaaaatatgATCACGGGAACGAATCAGATGGATGGCGCGATACTTGTCGTTGCCGCTACGGATGGTGTGATGCCTCAAACACGCGAACATTTGCTGCTGGCGAAGCAAATTGGCATTTCGCACATCGTTGTCTTCATTAACAAGGTCGATGCAGCCGACGCTGAGATGGTTGAACTTGTCGAAATGGAAATTCGTGAGTTAATGACCGAAATGGGGTATGACGGAGACAATGCTCCCATCGTTAAAGGCAGTGCTTTGTGCGCTTTAGAAGGAAAAAACCCCGAAATCGGTTCCGAAGCGATTATCAAGCTCTTGGAAGAAGTCGACAAACACGTGCCGACGCCAGTGCGCGATTTGGACAAACCCTTCTTGTTGCCCGTCGAACATGTTTACAGTATTCCGGGACGTGGCACAGTCGTTACGGGACGTCTTGAGCGTGGAATTATCAAAAAAGGCATGGAATGCGAGTTCGTTGGTTACAACAAAGTCATCAAAAGTACCATCACGGGTATCGAGatgttccataaaattttggaGGAATCACAAGCTGGCGATCAGTTGGGTGCTTTGGTGCGTGGCGTGAAACGTGATGACATCAAACGTGGTATGGTAATGTGCAAACCGGGCACAGTGAAGGCGGCGGATAACTTGGAGGCGCAAATTTACATGTTGACGAAGGAAGAGGGAGGACGTTCGAAGCCCGTGACGAACTATCATCAGTTGCAAATGTTTTCGCGTACGTGGGATTGTGCGACGCAGGTTCAGTTGGATGGCAAGGAAATGATTATGCCTGGAGAAGATTCAAA gatCAACTTGAAGCTCATTCGACCGATGGTTGTTGAACAAGGCGTTCGTTTCACATTGCGCGACGGCAACGTTACCTTAGGCACTGGCGTCGTTACCAATATCTTACCTGGATTGAGCGAGAAGGAACGTTCTCTCCTCACAGAAGGCAAAAAGGCACGAGAGAAGGCCATGAAATCCCAACAAAAATAg
- the LOC134832507 gene encoding probable tRNA (uracil-O(2)-)-methyltransferase, which translates to MILLKKEDIDSEKEAFFNTVDLILNNPDIISKGILSTEVIKFGKIRNFCESKVLKVSKNEIFNEKSNFWDEFRPENVDLDTFQSKSCENGTSTVVVRKNLLKNTNIEGDSWTVSFTDFTQNSVLVCRYKSTDDAKSCPYKLLYEKNSVSLFICCSEEELNEFLHFKQWLETKFFTKFCKILKNSNNFQGNSVKSLSLIDRNEYYRLYSQLKQKYSEHLFSIWCEVTDPQKYIFEDLGIAAYLLLLWQKFSPGKQKFVDLGCGNGLLVYILSNEGHFGVGIDVRARKIWEIYPKSEMILKVATVTTTENCEFPEADWIIGNHSDELSPWIPVIAAKSSFKTKFFLLPCCAYEFNGQKYRRGNSKTSVYEDFFVYVTEISRICGFRVEHDRLAIPSTKRNAVIGVTRVHDETKMEDFLKEIQNFIEERTKNCEKSDFRTRESVEVVKNCTKIDREVVSTIALKVFNELLTKKRFVPDLPEWNTGGNLALTEVIGLLNDSERKILKENAGGLQTLLKNHPSVFKIQRGQVSIRVPVKTKLSGDKLKFYKKADCWFFKHHPQKCPLKDEDCTYKHEF; encoded by the exons atgattttactgaaaaaagaaGACATTGACAGTGAGAAAGAAGCTTTTTTCAACACagttgacttaattttaaacaatccAGACATCATCAGTAAAGGAATTTTGAGCACTGAAGTTATAAAATTCGGTAAAATCAGGAATTTTTGTGAATCGAAAGTcctaaaagtatcaaaaaatgaaatttttaatgaaaaatccaaCTTTTGGGACGAGTTTCGACCCGAAAATGTCGATTTAGATACTTTTCAAAGCAAATCTTGCGAAAATGGGACATCAACTGTCGTTGTAAGaaagaatttgttaaaaaatacgaaCATTGAAGGAGATTCTTGGACTGTAAGTTTCACCG ATTTCACTCAAAATTCGGTACTCGTGTGTCGTTACAAGTCCACGGATGATGCAAAAAGTTGTCCTTATAaacttttgtatgaaaaaaattctgtttctCTGTTCATTTGTTGTTCCGAGGAGGAGTTGAACGAGTTTTTGCACTTCAAACAATGGCTCGAGacgaaatttttcactaaattttgtaaaattctcaaaaattcgaacaattttcaaggaaattcCGTCAAATCCTTGTCTCTAATCGACCGAAACGAGTATTATCGTCTCTATTCGCAACTGAAACAGAAATACAGCGAACATCTCTTCTCAATTTGGTGCGAAGTGACCGACCCACAAAAGTACATCTTCGAAGATTTGGGCATCGCGGCGTATCTTTTGCTactttggcagaaattttcacctggaaagcaaaaatttgtcgATTTGGGATGCGGAAATGGACTTTTGGTGTACATTTTGAGCAACGAGGGACACTTTGGAGTCGGAATTGACGTTCGAGCACGTAAAATATGGgaaatttatccaaaatccGAGATGATTTTGAAAGTTGCGACAGTTACAACGACTGAAAATTGCGAATTTCCTGAAGCAGATTGGATCATTGGCAATCATTCCGATGAATTATCGCCGTGGATTCCGGTAATAGcagctaaaagttcatttaaaacgaaatttttcctGCTTCCGTGCTGCGCTTATGAATTTAACGGACAAAAGTATCGACGAGGCAACTCCAAAACGAGCGTTtatgaggatttttttgtttatgtgacggaaatttcaagaatttgtgGATTTCGGGTCGAACATGATCGATTAGCGATACCGTCGACGAAGAGAAATGCCGTTATTGGAGTCACCAGAGTTcatgacgaaacaaaaatggaagattttttaaaggaaattcaaaattttatcgaagaaCGTacgaaaaattgcgaaaaaagtGACTTTCGAACGCGAGAATCTGTGGaagttgtgaaaaattgcacGAAAATCGATCGAGAAGTCGTTTCAACGATCGCTTTGAAggtttttaatgaacttttgacCAAAAAACGCTTCGTACCTGACTTGCCAGAATGGAATACGGGCGGAAATCTCGCTTTAACCGAAGTTATTGGCTTGTTAAACGACTcggaaaggaaaattttgaaagaaaacgcTGGCGGACTCCAAACtttgttgaaaaatcatcCAAGCGTCTTCAAAATTCAACGAGGGCAAGTTTCTATTCGAGTTCCCGTAAAAACTAAACTCTCCGGtgacaaattgaaattttacaaaaaagctGATTGTTGGTTCTTTAAACATCATCCGCAAAAATGTCCCTTGAAAGACGAAGATTGTACCTACAAACATGAATTTTAG